From the Primulina tabacum isolate GXHZ01 chromosome 3, ASM2559414v2, whole genome shotgun sequence genome, one window contains:
- the LOC142539660 gene encoding BTB/POZ domain-containing protein SR1IP1-like: MDLENEQSSPSCAANMSAKKKKHLSCAMMRTGQWVFSHEIPSDVTVTAGGTSFSLHKFPLVSKSGYINKKLSESTDTAKSMIEIPDVPGGAEAFELAAKFCYGTGFEITSENIAMLRCAAEFLEMTEDCGTGNLIQRTESYLNEAALKTVSGAVSILHSSENLLPVAEEVRLVSRSIDTISIIMCHDSSKRAADWWGEDLAILRIDMFQRVLIALIARGFKQHDLAQIVMLYAQRSLRGLEIFGKGRKKIEPRKEHEKRVVLETIVSLLPRAKNLISVSFLSMLLRASIYLETTAACQLDLERRVASHLAQAALDDLLIPSYSCTGDTLFDVEAVLRITKNFFECEREMNKIGYNYNAAEDYNSPSASDMERATRLLENYLSEIASDRNLSVTKFVVFAELIPEQPRVTEDGMYRGIDIYLKAHPSLSDMERKKLCSVMNCQKLSREACAHAAQNDRLPVQTIIQVLYYEQQRLREVMDMNSSLNHESSLHSGKLNHKSVGIHPVVRDETSSLQRENHDLKLELLNMKMKLNELEKSSGNKSLSKPVSTLVTSHTTSTDKPTLSQKYSFISSVSRKLGRLLPGTRGWNKLTKTRRHSIS, translated from the exons ATGGATCTTGAAAACGAGCAGAGTTCACCTTCCTGTGCTGCAAACATGTCTGCTAAGAAAAAAAAGCATCTTTCTTGTGCCATGATGAGGACTGGCCAATG GGTTTTCTCCCATGAAATTCCAAGTGATGTAACGGTTACTGCAGGAGGAACTTCCTTTTCTTTGCACAAG TTTCCTCTAGTCTCAAAAAGTGGATACATAAACAAAAAACTCTCAGAATCCACTGATACTGCAAAATCCATGATTGAAATCCCCGATGTCCCGGGTGGGGCGGAGGCATTTGAACTTGCAGCGAAGTTCTGCTATGGTACGGGCTTTGAAATCACCTCCGAGAACATCGCCATGCTTAGATGTGCAGCAGAGTTTCTTGAAATGACAGAGGACTGCGGCACAGGGAATTTGATCCAACGAACTGAGTCTTATTTAAATGAAGCCGCATTAAAGACTGTGTCGGGGGCTGTATCAATTTTACATTCATCGGAAAACCTTCTTCCTGTCGCTGAGGAAGTACGGTTGGTGAGCAGAAGCATCGACACCATATCGATCATTATGTGTCATGATAGCTCAAAGCGAGCTGCCGATTGGTGGGGTGAGGATTTGGCCATCCTACGAATCGATATGTTCCAAAGGGTTCTCATTGCGTTGATAGCAAGAGGATTTAAGCAACACGATCTTGCTCAAATAGTTATGCTATATGCACAAAGATCTCTTAGAGGTTTG GAGATATTTGGAAAGGGTCGGAAGAAAATAGAACCAAGAAAAGAACACGAGAAAAGGGTCGTGTTAGAAACAATAGTTAGCCTCTTACCAAGAGCGAAAAACTTGATCTCAGTCAGCTTTCTATCTATGCTTCTTCGAGCTTCGATATACTTAGAGACAACAGCTGCTTGTCAGCTTGATTTGGAGAGGAGAGTGGCCTCGCATCTTGCACAGGCCGCGCTAGATGATCTTTTGATCCCATCTTATTCCTGCACCGGTGATACTTTGTTCGATGTTGAAGCCGTGCTAAGAATCACAAAAAATTTCTTTGAATGTGAAAGGGAGATGAATAAAATAGGGTATAATTATAATGCGGCTGAAGATTATAATTCCCCTTCAGCAAGTGATATGGAGAGAGCCACACGATTATTGGAGAATTATCTATCGGAAATCGCTTCTGATCGCAATCTATCTGTTACTAAGTTTGTTGTTTTTGCAGAACTTATACCTGAACAGCCAAGAGTGACAGAAGATGGAATGTACAGAGGCATCGACATTTATTTGAA GGCTCATCCTTCTTTAAGTGATATGGAGAGAAAGAAACTTTGCAGCGTCATGAACTGTCAAAAGCTCTCTCGAGAGGCATGTGCGCACGCAGCTCAGAACGATAGGCTACCGGTTCAAACTATCATTCAAGTACTTTACTACGAGCAGCAACGTTTAAGGGAAGTCATGGACATGAATAGTAGCCTTAATCACGAGTCCTCTCTTCATTCAGGGAAACTAAATCATAAGTCCGTCGGCATTCACCCTGTGGTGCGGGACGAGACCTCGTCTCTACAAAGGGAGAATCACGACTTGAAACTCGAGCTCCTGAACATGAAAATGAAGTTAAATGAATTAGAAAAATCTTCAGGCAATAAATCTTTGTCAAAACCTGTTAGCACCTTGGTGACTAGCCACACCACGTCCACCGATAAACCTACTTTGTCGCAAAAATATTCGTTCATAAGCTCGGTTTCAAGGAAACTCGGTAGATTATTACCAGGTACCAGAGGTTGGAATAAACTGACTAAAACTAGGCGTCACTCGATATCGTGA
- the LOC142539661 gene encoding uncharacterized protein LOC142539661 gives MESRFLNPYDKEYMKMAMLKHEETFRDQVNELHRLYRIQKMLMKEIAKNRHRPWKCLNLENRAVEFIFSEPAGGKCRVLDVEDDLENDLELTLGPKSYNQKKIKAAEQTVASDLGPSSSSSKRTRNSTREELLSQKKWAGLEMSNLTNQERLDNPHWHFKVLSLNKA, from the exons ATGGAGTCGAGGTTTCTGAATCCATACGACAAGGAATACATGAAAATGGCGATGCTAAAGCACGAGGAAACATTTCGGGATCAG GTTAATGAGCTACATCGTCTGTATCGAATCCAGAAAATGTTGATGAAGGAGATCGCTAAAAACAGGCACAGGCCCTGGAAATGTCTGAACCTAGAGAATCGGGCCGTGGAGTTCATATTTTCAGAACCCGCGGGCGGAAAATGTAGGGTTTTAGATGTTGAAGATGATCTTGAGAATGATCTTGAGCTGACTTTGGGCCCGAAGAGCTACaaccagaagaaaattaaagctGCTGAGCAGACTGTTGCATCAGATCTCGGGCCGAGTTCTTCTTCTTCGAAGAGAACAAGAAATTCAACTAGAGAAGAATTGTTGAGCCAGAAGAAATGGGCCGGGCTGGAAATGAGTAACTTAACAAATCAAGAAAGATTAGATAATCCCCATTGGCATTTCAAGGTCTTGAGCTTGAATAAGGCTTGA